Proteins found in one Deinococcus apachensis DSM 19763 genomic segment:
- a CDS encoding DUF1175 family protein, with translation MLAAILALAALLTGSVPAVSTTDTDRDGYPDALELVGQDRAYFADWFASIAESQYYGLSPDWKVEDQDCAGLVRYAFVNALMGHDAAWWAKFKFLPRPRLPEVRGLTYPAPLVSRSVFRVAPGPYRPGDVDAGRLVGRTSARFLANFSAALVTRDPSRAQRGDLLFFLRPELGAYHSMVYLGDGRVVYHTGARPSEGGEVRLVTLATLMRHPNPAFHPTPGNPNFLGVYRWQILR, from the coding sequence ATGCTCGCCGCCATCCTCGCGCTCGCCGCGCTGCTCACCGGGAGCGTGCCTGCCGTCAGTACCACCGACACTGACCGCGACGGCTACCCGGACGCGCTCGAACTCGTGGGGCAGGACCGGGCGTATTTTGCGGACTGGTTCGCCAGTATCGCCGAGAGCCAGTATTACGGCCTCTCCCCCGACTGGAAGGTGGAGGACCAGGACTGCGCGGGGCTGGTGCGCTACGCCTTCGTGAACGCGCTGATGGGGCACGACGCGGCGTGGTGGGCGAAGTTCAAATTCCTGCCGCGCCCCAGATTGCCGGAGGTGCGGGGGCTCACGTACCCGGCGCCCCTCGTGTCGCGCTCGGTGTTCCGGGTGGCGCCCGGCCCGTATCGCCCCGGGGACGTGGACGCCGGGCGGCTGGTGGGCCGCACCTCCGCGCGCTTCCTCGCCAACTTCTCGGCCGCCCTGGTGACGCGCGATCCGTCACGGGCGCAGCGGGGCGACCTCCTGTTCTTCCTGCGCCCCGAACTCGGCGCCTATCACAGCATGGTCTATCTGGGGGACGGGCGGGTCGTGTACCACACCGGCGCCCGCCCCAGCGAGGGCGGTGAGGTGCGGCTCGTCACCCTCGCCACCCTGATGCGCCACCCCAACCCAGCCTTTCACCCCACGCCGGGCAACCCGAATTTCCTGGGGGTGTACCGCTGGCAGATTCTGCGGTAA
- a CDS encoding alpha-2-macroglobulin family protein, whose product MKGTPARIGLLAALLTVTFAPAQPPVSLYGGVFRPGQSVTIGVSAPARTELRLERVADPLAVFSATPDPHQPDLPPGTRTTPVRTLRTGSKGYGEVNLGRLSPGLYVLRAGRAGTLILVSDLGLVVKRDRNTALVYAADRASGATRAARVWRLGAGGTSALASPDGLAKFTAPASNRDFFLARFGNQWAVSGASWNSYAAPRVRGFVYTDRPVYRPGQHVDFKGVVRSGQTLKPLANRAVRVTVFSPFDESVFQKNLTTNGYGSFNAGFDLPAGAKLGEYRFEARVSGVGEDGPDVGGTFAVEAYQKPEYAVTVTPSKGRAVQGEGLSVRVSARYLFGGSVGGARVTYNVTRAPYYPPGFDTEDYLPPDMDGSDYGSDLVVQGETRLNAAGNLDLTLPLQRDAQGRPLSYRVEAEVEDESRRPVSGFARVLAFPASVNVEARTDAYLYDAGKPIRVALDTRDLAGAGRAAPVTLDLVRQEWVKVRGEYTLRETREARVTARTNARGEGSATLTARRGGGYLLRATVRDEKGRTSTFENFAWVLKPGEDWGWNYRDLTLRPGKRSYAPGETATVLIGNPRPGAPVLVTIEGDRLRRSTVLRGRGSALTYSFPVTPDMSGDVFVGAAALGDGNFYSNAARVRVPVRGAELSVRVTPARAEYRPGETGRLAVQVSDASGKGVPAELTLGVVDQSIYLIRADTSTPMLNVFRAPRENVVGTNSSVSFYFETGRLPAPAPAMTEAAFGQAKTGDRPQEGTPREDFRDTILWVPNLVTDNAGRAELSVRFPDNLTTWVATARAQTVSARFGQTTTTTMTTKDVIARLSLPPFLVRGDTATFAGVVNNTLPQPVKGEVTARVQGLTPISPRGLFSGAGSPVAVGAGGRVRQDFSVGADAVGTARVTFGVQTANAGDSLRLPLPVKARGYDTSLTLAGAAGETATLRVPQDTNLATAQLRVFVTPSLLDAVTPALTYLVGYPYGCTEQTMSRFLPALLAREALGPDALPADVRNDLPRIMDLSLARLSDFQHDDGGWGFWQFDDSTLEMTAYVTRGLLRARGLGVRVDNRVLDRALVYLARHVEDGKEPQGARATAYRALAEAGRVNPAKLAAFSQRAELAPYALSHTALALEQAGQGQAARDLLDRLKARRVEGGRGAPVHWDAPRRADWFWYWEDNSIQTTAAALEALARLDPGSPLIPRTSQGLLANRRGPRWISTQDTTSVVVAALALKRTSESAVPAQVSLNGQPAGTVTGAGEVNLAGAKLARLTRGQNTLQVTGARGASFSAELTFAREPRALPGDPSRGFALARTYEKLVPTWDAKEKSYSYARTPLLRGGRLQPVTVGDLILVTLTVQPRERDARYLLVSDPIPAGMKALDDRSLDIRGLNAVDEDDPFAWNYWYAGRDLQDDRVDLYADFLSGTGKMTYVLRAQTPGTFTALPTHAFLMYQPDVEGYAPAATLTVRDRGQ is encoded by the coding sequence ATGAAGGGAACCCCCGCCCGAATCGGTCTGCTCGCCGCCCTGCTCACCGTCACGTTCGCGCCCGCCCAGCCCCCCGTCAGCCTGTACGGGGGCGTCTTTCGTCCCGGTCAGAGCGTGACCATCGGGGTGAGCGCCCCCGCCCGCACTGAGCTGCGTCTGGAGCGCGTGGCCGACCCGCTCGCGGTGTTCAGCGCCACCCCCGATCCCCACCAGCCCGACCTGCCGCCCGGAACACGGACGACCCCGGTGCGAACGCTGCGGACGGGCAGCAAGGGCTACGGCGAGGTCAACCTGGGGCGGCTTTCCCCCGGCCTGTACGTTCTGCGCGCGGGCCGGGCGGGCACCCTGATCCTGGTGAGTGACCTCGGGCTGGTGGTGAAGCGCGACCGGAATACCGCGCTCGTCTACGCGGCGGACCGGGCGAGCGGCGCGACACGGGCGGCGCGGGTGTGGCGGCTGGGGGCGGGGGGGACCAGCGCCCTCGCCAGCCCGGACGGCCTGGCGAAGTTCACGGCCCCCGCCAGCAACCGCGACTTCTTCCTCGCGCGCTTCGGCAACCAGTGGGCGGTGTCGGGCGCGAGCTGGAACAGCTACGCCGCGCCGAGGGTGAGGGGCTTCGTCTACACCGACCGCCCGGTGTACCGTCCCGGGCAGCACGTGGACTTCAAGGGCGTGGTGCGGAGCGGGCAGACCCTGAAGCCCCTGGCAAACCGGGCGGTGCGGGTGACGGTCTTTTCCCCCTTCGACGAGAGCGTCTTCCAGAAGAACCTGACCACGAATGGCTACGGCTCCTTCAACGCGGGGTTCGACCTCCCGGCGGGCGCCAAGCTCGGCGAGTACCGTTTCGAGGCGCGGGTGTCCGGGGTGGGCGAGGACGGCCCGGATGTGGGCGGCACCTTCGCGGTCGAGGCGTACCAGAAACCCGAGTACGCGGTGACGGTCACGCCGAGCAAGGGGCGGGCGGTGCAGGGCGAGGGGCTCAGCGTGCGGGTCAGCGCCCGCTACCTCTTCGGCGGGAGCGTGGGCGGGGCGCGCGTCACCTACAACGTCACCCGCGCTCCTTACTACCCGCCCGGCTTCGACACGGAGGACTACTTGCCCCCGGACATGGACGGGAGCGACTACGGCTCCGACCTCGTGGTGCAGGGCGAGACTCGGCTGAACGCGGCGGGCAACCTCGACCTCACCCTGCCCCTACAGCGGGACGCGCAGGGCCGCCCGCTGAGCTACCGCGTCGAGGCCGAGGTCGAGGACGAGTCGCGGCGTCCGGTGAGCGGCTTCGCCCGGGTCCTGGCCTTCCCCGCCAGCGTGAATGTCGAGGCCCGCACCGACGCCTACCTGTACGACGCCGGGAAGCCCATCCGGGTGGCACTGGACACCCGCGACCTCGCCGGGGCGGGACGGGCGGCCCCCGTCACTCTCGACCTCGTGCGGCAGGAGTGGGTGAAGGTGCGCGGCGAGTACACCCTGCGCGAAACCCGCGAGGCCCGCGTGACCGCCCGCACCAATGCGAGGGGGGAGGGAAGCGCCACCCTCACGGCCCGGCGAGGTGGTGGCTACCTGCTGCGCGCCACTGTGCGTGACGAGAAGGGGCGCACCTCCACCTTCGAGAATTTCGCGTGGGTCCTGAAGCCCGGCGAGGACTGGGGCTGGAACTACCGCGACCTCACCCTGCGGCCGGGCAAGAGGTCATACGCGCCAGGGGAGACCGCGACGGTCCTGATCGGCAACCCGCGGCCCGGCGCCCCAGTTCTGGTGACCATCGAGGGCGACCGCCTGCGCCGTTCCACAGTGCTGCGCGGTCGCGGCTCGGCCCTCACTTACTCCTTCCCGGTCACGCCTGACATGAGCGGGGACGTGTTCGTCGGGGCGGCGGCCCTGGGGGACGGCAACTTCTACTCGAACGCGGCACGGGTGCGCGTGCCTGTGCGGGGCGCGGAGCTGAGCGTGCGGGTCACCCCGGCCAGGGCGGAGTACCGGCCGGGCGAGACGGGGCGCCTCGCCGTGCAGGTGAGCGACGCCTCGGGGAAAGGTGTGCCCGCCGAGCTGACCCTCGGGGTGGTGGACCAGTCCATCTACCTGATCCGCGCGGACACGAGCACGCCCATGCTGAACGTCTTCCGCGCGCCGCGCGAGAACGTGGTGGGCACCAATTCGAGTGTGTCCTTCTACTTCGAGACCGGCCGCTTGCCCGCCCCCGCCCCGGCCATGACCGAGGCCGCCTTCGGGCAGGCCAAGACCGGGGACCGCCCGCAGGAGGGCACCCCGCGTGAGGACTTCCGCGACACGATCCTTTGGGTGCCCAACCTCGTGACCGACAATGCGGGCCGCGCCGAACTCAGCGTGCGCTTCCCGGACAACCTGACGACCTGGGTGGCGACCGCCCGGGCGCAGACCGTTTCCGCCCGCTTCGGGCAGACCACCACCACCACCATGACGACGAAGGACGTGATCGCGCGGTTGAGCCTGCCGCCCTTCCTGGTGCGTGGCGACACGGCGACGTTCGCGGGCGTGGTGAACAACACGCTGCCCCAGCCGGTCAAGGGCGAGGTGACGGCGCGGGTGCAGGGCCTCACGCCGATTTCCCCCCGCGGGCTGTTCAGTGGGGCGGGTTCTCCCGTCGCCGTGGGCGCGGGAGGACGGGTTCGGCAGGACTTCAGCGTAGGGGCCGATGCCGTGGGGACGGCCCGCGTCACCTTCGGCGTCCAGACCGCGAACGCGGGCGACAGCCTGAGGCTCCCCCTGCCCGTGAAGGCGCGCGGATACGACACGAGTCTCACGCTGGCGGGCGCGGCGGGGGAGACGGCCACGCTGCGGGTTCCCCAGGACACCAACCTCGCCACGGCTCAGCTCCGTGTGTTCGTCACGCCGTCGCTGCTCGACGCGGTGACGCCCGCGCTGACCTATCTCGTGGGCTACCCCTACGGCTGCACCGAGCAGACGATGAGCCGCTTCCTGCCCGCCCTGCTCGCCCGCGAGGCGCTGGGACCGGACGCCCTACCCGCCGACGTGCGGAATGACCTCCCCAGGATCATGGACCTCAGCCTCGCCCGCCTGTCCGATTTCCAGCATGACGACGGCGGCTGGGGCTTCTGGCAGTTCGACGACTCGACCCTGGAGATGACGGCCTACGTGACGCGCGGCCTGCTGCGGGCGCGGGGGCTCGGCGTGCGGGTGGACAACCGCGTCCTCGACCGCGCCCTGGTGTACCTCGCGCGGCATGTGGAGGACGGGAAGGAGCCGCAGGGCGCCCGCGCCACCGCGTACCGCGCCCTGGCGGAGGCGGGCCGGGTGAATCCTGCGAAGCTCGCCGCTTTCTCTCAGCGCGCCGAACTCGCCCCCTACGCCCTGTCGCACACGGCGCTGGCCCTCGAACAGGCCGGGCAGGGGCAGGCCGCGCGTGACCTGCTCGACCGCCTGAAGGCCCGGCGCGTCGAGGGCGGGCGCGGCGCCCCCGTCCACTGGGACGCCCCCCGCCGCGCGGACTGGTTCTGGTACTGGGAGGACAACAGCATCCAGACGACCGCCGCCGCCCTGGAAGCCCTCGCGCGGCTGGACCCGGGGAGCCCCCTCATTCCCCGCACGTCCCAGGGGCTCCTCGCCAACCGCCGGGGACCGCGCTGGATCAGCACCCAGGACACCACGAGCGTGGTGGTCGCCGCACTCGCGTTGAAACGCACGTCGGAGAGTGCCGTCCCCGCGCAGGTCAGCCTGAACGGCCAGCCCGCCGGAACAGTGACGGGCGCGGGCGAGGTCAACCTTGCAGGCGCGAAGCTCGCCCGCCTCACCCGCGGGCAGAACACCCTGCAGGTCACCGGAGCCCGCGGCGCCTCCTTCTCGGCCGAGCTGACCTTTGCCCGCGAGCCCCGTGCCTTACCCGGCGACCCCTCGCGCGGCTTCGCCCTCGCCCGGACCTATGAGAAGCTCGTGCCGACCTGGGACGCGAAGGAGAAGAGCTACAGCTATGCGCGCACGCCGCTCCTGCGCGGCGGACGGCTCCAGCCCGTCACGGTCGGCGACCTGATTCTGGTCACCCTCACCGTGCAGCCGCGGGAGAGGGACGCCCGTTACCTCCTCGTGAGCGACCCCATCCCGGCGGGCATGAAGGCGCTCGACGACCGCTCCCTCGACATCCGTGGCCTGAACGCCGTGGACGAGGACGACCCCTTCGCCTGGAACTACTGGTACGCGGGGCGCGACCTGCAAGACGACCGGGTGGACCTGTACGCCGACTTCCTGAGCGGGACGGGGAAGATGACGTACGTGCTGCGCGCCCAGACGCCCGGCACCTTCACCGCCCTGCCCACCCACGCCTTCCTGATGTACCAGCCCGACGTGGAGGGCTACGCGCCCGCCGCCACCCTCACCGTGCGCGACCGGGGGCAGTAG
- a CDS encoding AAA family ATPase: protein MAGPPLAADPLAEEAVRAYLRCAARAGQRDRGLRVFGRFRLGLRQEMGLEPEAATVRLHAALLEASPTAVAPVPRPRRASGTPFFGREEELESLGAHLARPDHRLLTLSGPGGAGKTRLAREALEGARETFGAAAHFVPLEAADSAAALVSAMAAATGLKLGGAQPPLGQLLAFLGSGRHLLVLDNFEQPGVREETLAAVLALLEGTGGVTLLVTSRRRLGLQAEWVMALGGLAYPGHPDLAAAARSSAVRLFVERAGRVRPGFALGGGNVASLVEICQLCGGLPLALELSAAWAGSLSAPES from the coding sequence GTGGCTGGACCGCCGCTGGCCGCCGACCCCCTCGCCGAGGAGGCGGTGCGGGCCTACCTGCGCTGCGCCGCGCGGGCCGGGCAGCGGGACCGGGGCCTGCGGGTCTTTGGGCGCTTCCGTCTGGGGTTGCGCCAGGAGATGGGGCTGGAACCCGAGGCGGCCACGGTGCGGCTGCACGCGGCCCTGCTGGAAGCGTCCCCCACAGCGGTCGCGCCCGTCCCCAGACCACGCCGCGCCTCCGGCACCCCCTTCTTCGGGCGCGAGGAGGAACTGGAGAGCCTGGGCGCGCATCTCGCCCGCCCTGACCACCGGCTGCTCACCCTCAGTGGTCCCGGGGGAGCGGGCAAGACCCGGCTCGCCCGGGAGGCGCTGGAAGGAGCGCGCGAGACCTTTGGCGCCGCGGCCCACTTCGTGCCCCTGGAGGCGGCGGACTCGGCCGCGGCGCTGGTCTCGGCGATGGCCGCCGCCACTGGGCTCAAGCTCGGAGGGGCCCAGCCGCCGCTGGGGCAACTGCTCGCCTTCCTGGGGTCGGGGCGGCACCTGCTGGTGCTGGACAATTTCGAGCAGCCCGGCGTGCGGGAGGAGACGCTCGCCGCCGTGCTGGCGCTGCTGGAGGGCACCGGGGGGGTCACGCTGCTCGTTACCTCGCGCCGCAGGCTGGGCCTCCAGGCCGAATGGGTGATGGCGCTGGGCGGGCTGGCGTATCCGGGCCACCCGGACCTCGCGGCGGCGGCCCGGTCGAGCGCGGTGCGGCTCTTCGTCGAGCGGGCGGGACGGGTGCGGCCCGGTTTTGCCCTGGGCGGCGGGAACGTGGCCTCCCTGGTCGAAATCTGCCAGCTCTGCGGGGGCCTGCCGCTCGCGCTGGAGCTCTCGGCGGCCTGGGCGGGCAGCCTCTCGGCGCCCGAGAGTTGA
- a CDS encoding tetratricopeptide repeat protein: MSKSLDLAEGAAPDRPERHHSLRAAFTSSWGLLTPGEQRALARLSVFRGGFERPAGSQVGGAPLRTLLGLADHSLLRRDREGRFALHEVVRQYAAEALGMDPAEFGAASRAHAAHFLALAEEAAPELLGPEQARWLERLSTEHDNLRAALAWLLERRDAGAALRLAAALHWFWYVRGHHREGLALLEAALALPRVSGAARELGEYPAARARLDEALLLSQGAGARTQEAKVLHALGLNSRGLGGLEEAQAFLTRAEAIQREVGDRWGLSTSLNDLGITWLLRGEGARPPSLRGEPGPQGGHRGPARGGLRPRQPGERLG; this comes from the coding sequence TTGAGCAAGAGCCTGGACCTCGCTGAGGGCGCGGCGCCCGACCGCCCGGAGCGGCACCACAGCCTGCGGGCGGCCTTCACGTCCTCGTGGGGGCTGCTCACGCCCGGCGAGCAGCGGGCGCTGGCCCGGCTCTCGGTCTTCCGGGGCGGCTTCGAGCGCCCGGCCGGGTCCCAGGTGGGTGGGGCGCCGCTGCGGACCCTGCTGGGGCTGGCCGACCATTCGCTGCTGCGCCGGGACCGCGAGGGGCGGTTCGCGCTGCATGAAGTCGTGCGCCAGTACGCCGCCGAGGCGCTGGGGATGGACCCGGCGGAGTTCGGGGCCGCGAGTCGCGCCCACGCCGCGCACTTCCTCGCCCTCGCCGAGGAGGCCGCGCCGGAGCTTCTCGGCCCCGAACAGGCGCGCTGGCTGGAGCGCCTGTCCACCGAGCACGACAACCTGCGCGCGGCCCTGGCCTGGCTGCTGGAACGTCGCGACGCGGGGGCCGCCCTGCGTCTGGCGGCGGCCCTGCACTGGTTCTGGTACGTGCGCGGCCACCACCGCGAGGGGCTCGCCCTGCTGGAGGCGGCGCTGGCGCTGCCGAGGGTGTCCGGAGCTGCCCGCGAGCTGGGCGAGTACCCGGCCGCCCGCGCCCGGCTGGATGAGGCCCTCCTGCTCTCTCAGGGGGCGGGAGCCCGGACTCAGGAAGCGAAAGTCCTGCACGCCCTGGGCCTGAACAGCCGTGGACTCGGCGGGCTGGAGGAGGCCCAGGCCTTCCTGACCCGCGCCGAGGCCATTCAGCGCGAGGTCGGGGACCGCTGGGGCCTGTCGACCTCCCTCAACGACCTGGGCATCACCTGGCTGCTGCGGGGGGAGGGCGCGCGCCCGCCGTCACTTCGAGGAGAGCCTGGCCCTCAAGGAGGCCATCGGGGACCGGCACGGGGTGGCCTACGCCCTCGCCAACCTGGGGAACGCCTCGGATGA
- a CDS encoding tetratricopeptide repeat protein — MAYALANLGNASDDPAESRQLTGRSLAIKRELGDRQGMANSLYNLAEVSLCAGDLGAARAQLGEALELFWGLGRRRALAVALAQFARL; from the coding sequence GTGGCCTACGCCCTCGCCAACCTGGGGAACGCCTCGGATGACCCCGCCGAGTCCCGTCAGCTCACCGGACGCAGCCTCGCCATCAAGCGCGAGCTGGGGGACCGGCAGGGCATGGCGAACTCGCTGTACAACCTCGCGGAGGTCAGCCTCTGCGCGGGGGACCTGGGCGCGGCGCGGGCGCAGCTCGGGGAGGCGCTGGAATTGTTCTGGGGCCTGGGGCGGCGGCGGGCGCTCGCCGTGGCCCTCGCCCAGTTCGCCCGGCTGTGA
- a CDS encoding LamG-like jellyroll fold domain-containing protein, protein MNGLTVTPTTHVDDIVLTAGSEVRVLRVQDRDGDGLTAAEEYFYGTDDGNPDTDGDGLSDADEARVGWIVNAQGVPRYTRPVYPNPAVPDTDGDGLTDAQEKAQGTDPRNADTDGDGLKDAADPEPLVPRNLPPVVSDVAATPFGFQVRLTGKAGDPDGTLKTVSIDWGDGGTPTVLNDGFAPFSLTHDYAICGTKTIRVTATDTRGGTTTAAVNADVTCLLVNGLRAYYRFNNSAQDSGPNGLNGAITPDPLPAADRFDNPQEAFTFVNAGATGNVPTAFTANLGTGAMVDNQITLAAWVKADDWNSREGSKYIMGLEKGPTLSGASGRLQYQVRTKYPQDNYIGTSGPQNGEFMPRGRWVFVVGRTAFVNGQYVLGLFADGVKVGESVLPAGVTTLAPFECGRLIVGPGIAPTTCGGALTPTSFGGQADDVRVYNRPLSDEEIATLYHENRCTGRPGDKPGRPAGVGASRGSVVQDVPVVGPVLVGVDVARRTLVPRGAVAAVADAREAVLDVGADATGFADVELVPVPVAVGAAGVPGLRAPRDVDRAARGPLEGEDAVDGAGVHLLQRGAGAGVAVAAIPAGGDGDPGGPDAGAGLGVGQLHAAEGLQGGRSGRLRIQNSGRGHALSGGVRPGGDSAGGQAEGGSAEEQEGLG, encoded by the coding sequence GTGAACGGCCTGACGGTCACGCCGACGACCCACGTGGACGACATCGTGCTGACGGCGGGCAGCGAGGTGCGGGTGCTACGCGTGCAGGACCGAGACGGGGACGGCCTCACCGCCGCCGAGGAGTACTTCTACGGCACCGACGACGGTAACCCCGACACCGACGGCGACGGCCTCTCCGACGCCGACGAGGCGCGGGTGGGCTGGATCGTGAACGCCCAGGGCGTGCCCCGCTATACCCGCCCGGTCTACCCCAACCCGGCCGTCCCCGACACGGATGGGGACGGCCTCACCGACGCGCAGGAGAAGGCCCAGGGGACCGACCCCCGCAATGCCGACACCGACGGCGACGGATTGAAGGACGCGGCCGATCCCGAGCCCCTGGTCCCGCGCAACCTCCCGCCCGTGGTGAGCGACGTGGCCGCCACGCCCTTCGGGTTCCAGGTGAGGCTGACGGGCAAGGCGGGCGACCCCGACGGCACGCTGAAGACCGTCTCCATCGACTGGGGCGACGGCGGCACCCCGACCGTGCTCAACGACGGCTTCGCGCCCTTCTCACTGACCCACGACTACGCCATCTGCGGCACGAAGACGATCCGCGTGACGGCCACCGACACCCGGGGCGGGACGACCACCGCCGCCGTCAACGCCGACGTAACCTGCCTGCTGGTCAACGGCCTGCGCGCCTACTACCGGTTCAACAACAGCGCCCAGGACTCCGGCCCGAACGGCCTGAACGGCGCCATCACGCCCGACCCCCTGCCCGCCGCCGACCGCTTCGACAACCCGCAGGAAGCCTTCACCTTCGTCAACGCCGGAGCAACTGGGAACGTCCCGACCGCCTTCACCGCGAATCTGGGCACCGGCGCGATGGTGGACAACCAGATCACGCTCGCCGCCTGGGTCAAGGCCGACGACTGGAACAGCCGGGAGGGCAGCAAGTACATCATGGGCCTGGAGAAAGGGCCGACCCTGAGCGGCGCCAGCGGCCGGTTGCAGTACCAGGTGCGGACGAAGTACCCGCAGGACAACTACATCGGCACGAGCGGACCCCAGAACGGCGAGTTCATGCCGAGGGGGCGCTGGGTGTTCGTGGTCGGGCGCACGGCCTTCGTGAACGGTCAGTACGTGCTGGGCCTCTTCGCGGACGGCGTGAAGGTGGGGGAAAGCGTGCTCCCCGCCGGGGTCACCACCCTCGCCCCGTTCGAGTGCGGCCGCCTGATCGTCGGCCCGGGCATCGCCCCGACGACCTGCGGCGGCGCCCTGACCCCGACGAGCTTCGGCGGTCAGGCGGACGACGTGCGCGTCTACAACCGCCCCCTGAGCGACGAGGAGATCGCCACGCTCTATCACGAGAACCGCTGCACAGGGCGCCCTGGCGACAAGCCGGGGCGCCCTGCTGGTGTGGGAGCCTCCCGCGGCTCAGTAGTACAGGATGTCCCAGTGGTTGGCCCAGTACTCGTCGGCGTAGATGTTGCCCGCCGCACTCTGGTACCTCGGGGCGCCGTCGCCGCGGTTGCTGATGCGCGTGAAGCTGTTCTGGATGTAGGTGCCGATGCAACTGGATTTGCTGATGTCGAGCTTGTACCCGTTCCAGTGGCTGTAGGTGCCGCTGGCGTGCCCGGTCTCCGTGCCCCCCGTGATGTTGATCGCGCAGCCCGAGGCCCGCTTGAGGGTGAGGATGCCGTCGATGGTGCCGGAGTTCACCTGCTCCAGCGAGGTGCAGGTGCTGGTGTTGCGGTCGCTGCAATTCCCGCTGGAGGAGATGGTGATCCCGGCGGCCCTGACGCGGGAGCGGGCCTCGGCGTCGGACAGCTTCACGCCGCTGAGGGCTTGCAGGGGGGCCGAAGTGGACGCCTCCGCATCCAGAACAGTGGCCGGGGCCACGCCCTGAGCGGTGGGGTCCGGCCGGGCGGTGACTCCGCAGGCGGACAGGCCGAGGGCGGCAGCGCCGAGGAGCAAGAGGGCCTGGGTTGA
- a CDS encoding glutaminyl-peptide cyclotransferase: MVLIVVGTSLPPACAGGPETRTDAPPSSPAPPAPPPPPVQIGVPVVSPVVLTRYPHDRDAFTQGLQYLGQGVLVESTGLVGASGVRRVELGTGRVLLGVPTPIREAFGEGVTVLNGVAYHLTWRTGVAFALDAVTLRELGRFAYPGEGWGLTHDGRSLVMSDGSSTLFWRDPQTFAVTRRVQVTDGGQPVDHLNELEEVRGSLYANVWLTNRIARIDPATGRVTLWLDVQALTREVSAAASRAGRPLTAEDVPNGIAYVPERGTLLLTGKRWPTVFEVQLPGEQEEGKTPAEDPLR, translated from the coding sequence ATGGTTCTCATCGTCGTCGGGACCTCCCTCCCCCCCGCCTGTGCGGGCGGGCCGGAGACCCGCACGGACGCGCCGCCCTCCAGCCCGGCGCCCCCAGCTCCACCCCCGCCCCCTGTCCAGATCGGGGTTCCCGTGGTCAGCCCGGTGGTCCTCACCCGGTATCCCCACGACCGGGACGCCTTTACCCAGGGCCTCCAGTACCTGGGGCAGGGAGTCCTCGTCGAGAGTACGGGGCTGGTCGGGGCCTCCGGGGTGCGGCGGGTGGAGCTGGGGACCGGGCGGGTGCTGCTGGGGGTGCCCACGCCCATCCGGGAAGCGTTCGGCGAGGGCGTCACTGTTCTGAACGGCGTGGCGTACCACCTGACCTGGCGGACGGGCGTGGCCTTTGCTCTGGACGCGGTCACCCTGCGCGAGCTGGGCCGCTTCGCCTACCCCGGCGAGGGCTGGGGCCTGACCCACGATGGCCGGAGCCTGGTGATGAGCGACGGGTCGAGCACGCTCTTCTGGCGTGATCCGCAGACCTTCGCCGTCACCCGCCGCGTGCAGGTGACCGATGGGGGACAGCCGGTGGACCACCTCAACGAGCTGGAGGAGGTGCGGGGGAGCCTCTACGCGAACGTGTGGCTCACGAACCGGATTGCCCGCATCGACCCCGCGACCGGGCGGGTCACCCTCTGGCTGGACGTGCAGGCTCTGACCCGGGAGGTGAGCGCGGCGGCCAGCAGGGCGGGGCGGCCCCTCACGGCGGAGGACGTGCCCAACGGCATCGCCTACGTGCCCGAGCGGGGCACCCTGCTGCTCACGGGCAAGCGCTGGCCCACCGTGTTCGAGGTGCAGCTTCCCGGCGAGCAGGAAGAGGGGAAGACCCCCGCCGAGGACCCCTTGCGGTGA